A region of Bombus huntii isolate Logan2020A chromosome 15, iyBomHunt1.1, whole genome shotgun sequence DNA encodes the following proteins:
- the LOC126873691 gene encoding protein unc-13 homolog 4B isoform X5 — MVSTNPPLGVATLNRGRNTFRGVPKAEIERRTNTLLQAMTIEELYAALVFMTQHQVGYDVSKECELETLLNYLQNAFKVDNDMHERVLHETKNMEPPEMHLNVEVIEAKELVSKDSNGKSDPFCALYLESAPTRRYNTAVKTSTLSPVWEEHFELPLDDPENDVLYLEVWDFDAAETVPEKMSKVKDVKGVRGLVKLAKEIAVTATTGCHDNEFIGRCRIPLKDIPTTGHTMWYSLEKKNKSKRRGVVKLRLAFSAEHNAQVAAQEYRHLIRVLLLYEIETQKIEKYCWCGRWSAPAEVLLLQHSAQRGLLARNVTLAQWIEYSRIHQEHPLNFIVFNKLAIDLLRPMENGLFSADETRLFWDATKKLLYSCLNSIRKIRRLTIGDKNAMTQLSAILGILSSISSLKVPEDINLFPAKMYPWFPDPDETLSVLQALEYTVEQGGIEWFDHILNNNFPENESDEDALKYHIKVIQLVRADLQNAIDNYDRLFIKRINFPYARCLYMMYEKRISDICMIVIEDVCGRLKRIEIENADVELNLGTTLFELYLALQRYVILGQVLCAEGQLEGMKVQTYYNWFRAGVAHWLDIAVYKALKRIDRAVEFDTLQAVDNSVQYSSSAVDTLTIFYQIKVFWTQLAWPDTEGSYTFIAKIIDDICKCSIAYADKMAKKAELTTELEQLSESSVYERKFSVSTAWCFAINNIDYIRTSIAPLANDLGLQNIVDELAEKKTQEDADRCKQTLQLIIDNATDTVKNKIIELLQVVADKMSPAMNRYLMEGAELIDATSNTMDRLLQYLDSNLSTLHDHLNEDNFERILHVIWDTLSESLYQLVHNNLERRRPPSFYSNLHRTLHTLIRYFNVGADETANVKVLEKIEHLLELHGLETAELIHRYHQERIKEQNELEESEYGQITVKAQFVDNSLNIQILNARKLRPVDSNGDLVGKVSTLKHKLHTKSKQRLKEGKTSSCDSYVKVKLLPEEKFADVKLPKTHVQKENLYPLYDEIFNIPLTSEQRATENAIVVFELKDKDFLRSRFMAEAFLPFSEIPETGPDQGIESLDQIHLNLSRPTRKSTDVIQALEHRKGDNQATEFLSKLSSKAERK, encoded by the exons atggtGAGCACCAACCCACCCCTCGGGGTGGCCACGCTGAATCGGGGAAGGAACACTTTCCGTGGCGTGCCCAAAGCGGAAATCGAGCGCAGAACCAATACTCTGCTTCAGGCTATGACG ATTGAGGAGCTCTATGCTGCTTTGGTGTTCATGACCCAACACCAAGTCGGTTATGACGTTTCTAAAGAGTGTGAATTGGAAACTCTGTTGAACTACCTTCAAAATGCGTTCAAAGTCGACAACGACATGCACGAGAGAGTTTTGCACGAGACAAAAAACATGGAG cCACCGGAAATGCATTTGAACGTCGAAGTGATCGAAGCCAAAGAACTTGTGTCGAAAGATTCTAATGGTAAAAGCGACCCTTTCTGCGCCCTTTACCTCGAATCTGCTCCCACGAGGAGGTACAACACTGCCGTGAAAACATCCACACTGAGCCCAGTGTGGGAGGAACACTTCGAACT CCCTCTAGACGACCCAGAAAACGACGTACTGTATCTAGAAGTGTG GGACTTCGACGCTGCTGAAACAGTTCCTGAGAAAATGAGTAAAGTAAAAGACGTGAAGGGTGTTCGAGGGCTGGTAAAACTAGCGAAGGAAATTGCTGTTACTGCCACTACTGGTTGCCATGATAACGAATTTATCGGTCGCTGTAGGATACCTTTGAAG GACATACCAACAACAGGCCATACAATGTGGTATTCCCTCGAGAAGAAGAACAAATCAAAACGACGTGGTGTAGTGAAACTAAGGCTGGCCTTCAGTGCCGAGCACAATGCACAGGTGGCCGCACAAGAGTACAGACACCTGATCAGGGTGCTATTGTTATACGAAATAGAGACCcagaaaatagagaaatacTGTTGGTGCGGTCGATGGTCAGCGCCAGCGGAAGTTCTTCTTCTTCAGCACAGTGCTCAACGTGGTTTACTAGCCAGAAACGTGACGCTAGCTCAATGGATAGAATATTCAAGGATCCATCAAGAACATCCGTTAAACTTTATTGTCTTCAATAAATTAGCGATCGACCTTCTGAGGCCCATGGAGAATGGTCTTTTCTCGGCAGACGAAACAAGATTATTTTGGGATGCCACGAAGAAGTTGTTATACTCGTGTCTGAACAGTATTCGCAAGATCAGGAGGCTCACGATTGGAGACAAGAACGCCATGACACAGTTGTCCGCGATTTTGGG AATTCTGTCGTCGATTTCGTCCCTTAAAGTGCCTGAAGACATTAACCTATTCCCTGCAAAAATGTATCCCTGGTTTCCAGACCCTGACGAGACACTAAGTGTCCTTCAAGCTTTAGAGTACACTGTTGAACAGGGTGGTATCGAATG GTTTGACCAtatattgaataataatttccCGGAAAACGAATCGGACGAAGATGCGCTGAAGTATCACATCAAAGTGATTCAACTTGTTAGAGCAGATTTACAAAATGCTATTGATAATTACGATAGGCTGTTCATCAA GCGAATTAATTTTCCTTATGCAAGATGTCTGTACATGATGTACGAGAAGAGGATCAGTGATATATGTATGATTGTTATAGAGGATGTCTGCGGCAGGTTGAAgagaattgaaattgaaaacgcCGATGTGGAATTAAATCTGGGAACGACTTTATTCGAACTGTATCTTGCGTTGCAGAGATACGTTAT cCTTGGTCAAGTGCTATGCGCCGAAGGGCAGCTGGAAGGGATGAAAGTACAGACTTACTATAACTGGTTCAGAGCTGGTGTGGCACATTGGCTCGATATAGCGGTGTACAAGGCCCTGAAACGAATAGACAGAGCCGTGGAGTTTGACACGTTGCAAGCAGTCGATAACTCCGTCCAATACAGCTCAAGTGCTGTGGATACATTAACGATATTCTACCAAATCAAAGTCTTTTGGACACAACTCGCATGGCCGGACACGGAAGGCTCCTACACTTTCATTGCCAAAATTATAGAC GATATCTGCAAATGTTCTATTGCATACGCAGATAAAATGGCAAAGAAGGCGGAATTGACCACAGAATTGGAACAGTTGTCAGAAAGTAGCGTGTACGAAAGGAAGTTCTCCGTATCAACGGCGTGGTGTTTCGCGATCAATAATATCGATTACATTAGAACGTCAATTGCGCCATTAGCCAACGATCTAGGACTTCAGAACATCGTGGATGAGCTAGCGGAAAAGAAAACCCAAGAAGACGCAGACAGATGTAAACAGACGCTTCAGCTGATCATCGATAATGCCACTGACACTGTTAAAAACAAGATTATAGAACTTTTACAAGTCGTCGCGGATAAGATGTCTCCTGCCATGAACAG GTATCTCATGGAGGGGGCAGAGTTGATAGACGCGACCAGCAATACCATGGATCGACTTCTACAGTATCTTGATAGTAACTTATCGACGTTGCACGATCATCTTAATGAAGACAATTTTGAGAGGATCTTGCATGTTATTTGGGACACGCTATCGGAAAGCTTATATCAATTAGTACATAATAACCTAGAG AGAAGAAGGCCACCATCGTTTTATTCAAACCTCCATCGCACTCTGCATACCCtcattcgatattttaatgTTGGAGCTGACGAGACGGCGAACGTGAAGGTTCTGGAAAAGATCGAACACCTTCTGGAGCTCCACGGCCTGGAGACAGCTGAGCTGATACATCGTTACCATCAGGAACGAATAAAGGAACAGAACGAGTTGGAAGAATCCGAGTACGGACAGATCACCGTGAAGGCCCAGTTCGTGGATAATTCGTTGAACATTCAGATATTGAACGCGAGGAAGTTACGACCGGTCGACAGTAACG GCGATTTGGTAGGCAAGGTGTCTACTCTCAAGCACAAGCTTCATACAAAATCTAAACAAAGACTGAAAGAAGGGAAGACAA GTAGTTGCGATTCATATGTGAAGGTGAAGCTACTTCCGGAGGAAAAGTTCGCCGACGTAAAATTGCCTAAAACGCATGTGCAAAAGGAAAACCTCTATCCGCTGTACGACGAAATTTTCAACAT ACCTCTAACAAGCGAACAAAGAGCCACAGAAAACGCAATCGTAGTTTTCGAACTAAAGGACAAAGATTTTCTTCGATCGAGATTCATGGCAGAGGCTTTCCTACCATTCAGCGAAATTCCTGAAACGGGACCAGATCAAGGAATTGAGTCTCTCGACCAAATTCACTTGAATCTTTCACGTCCTACAAGGAAAA GTACGGACGTAATTCAAGCGTTAGAACACAGAAAGGGAGACAATCAGGCGACAGAGTTCTTATCGAAGCTTAGTTCTAAGGCTGAACGAAAATAA